The sequence GACTTGTCTCccaagaaacagaggaagtgGTTCAAGAACAAGAAGATGATCAAGTTTAAGAAGACAAGTGACTCATTTGGCAACTCGCTCAAGtcttgtctctttttttttttttgctaaattgtaaatatcatataaatgaaAAGAGATTTGCAGAGCAAAATCTTAGTTCGATACATCTTggcaaaaagaaaggaaaaaacaaGATGGATCAACAGCATCCAACACTTTGGACAAAAACATCACCTATCGAATCCAAAGAACCATAAGTGAGCTAAATACTTTTTTCGATCTCCTGGAAGAGATGATGTTCTTCATCACCTTGTCAATATCCCTGAAAACGCTTGCTGCAGGCATAGAGGCGTTGTTATGGATCAGGTTGTTCCTCTGCTTCCAAAGATGGAACACAACCGCTTGCGAAGCCAGCTTCCTTAGCAGAAGGTTTGTCCTAGATTGGGCGGCTCGAATCCAAGATAAAAGCTCATCCCAGTCTGCAATTCTCCGCTGAGAACTACTGCATCTACTGAAGACTAAAGACCATACTTGAGAGCTATATTGGCATGAGAGGAGCAGATGGTCCCTGGTTTCAGGCATTGCGTTACAGAAGGGGCAGATAATGGGGATAGAGAGACCCCATGACGCCAGTCTAGCTCTTGTTGGTAATCTGTCGTAGTTAGCTACCCACATCGTGAAAGCGAGCTTCGGGACAGCTCCTTTGAACCACACAATGTCGTGCCAGGGTTGAATCGGCTGTCTCGGTCGTAGCACCTCCCAGGTGGCCTGTGAGGTAAAAACATTCATCGGAGAGTCAGCAGCTTTCCACTCAAAACAATCATCAATATCAGTAGGTAATGGAAGAGATAAGGTAGTTAAATAAGAGTGAAGTTCCACTTCCTGATCAGATCTTGGGTGAGGTAGTGACCAGTTTGCGCCATTTGTAGCATCAGCGACCGTGGCTTCCTTTCTCAGTCGAAGCGCTCTAGGACCCCCAGGGCCAAGGTGGTTAATTAACTGGCCAAAAGGAGTCCATACATCTAACCAGAACCTCGTGCTTACCCCATTACCCACCACCGAGTTGCAAAACTGAAGCGCCAGGGGTCTAAGCTTCAGTAATCGTTTCCAAGCCCAAGAGTCCGATGATGATGGCTCAATAGTCCAAAACGAATTACCAGTGAGGTGAAAACTCTTGTGCCAGTCCACCCAAAGAGAGGGGGCGTTAGAGAGCAATAACCAGACAAACCTCAGACCTAGGACTTGATTCCAGACATTGATGCTTCTTAAACCCAACCCTCCTTCTTTCTTTGGTAGACACACTGTGGTCCAAGCTATCTTTGCAATGCCCTTCTTATCGATGTTGCCAGACCATAGGAATCGAGAACATAGAGATTCTATAGCCGCGATGCATCCCTTTGGTAGCATAAAAGCAGAGACCCAGAAGTTGATGAGCCCAAAAATCACAGTTCTTAGGAGTTGAAGCCTACCCGCGAACGATAGGAGCTTAACTGACCATGCATTGAAGCTTTTAGTGATCTTGTTCATGAGAGGAGCATATTCCGCTATTTTTAACTTGCGGCTCATAAGGGGAAGTCCAAGGTATCTTATGGGGAGGTTACCAGTGGGGAAACCATAGCTAGCGATAGCTTGGGTTTCACCATGGTCAAGTCCCGCAGTGAATAGCTCAGTCTTCGATGCATTCATGTGCAGGCCAGACCATGAGGCAAAATCATCGAGACATTCCGAGATACCATGCAAGCTGTTGCTACTGCCATCAAAGAAGACCATGACATCATCCGCGAACATCAAGTGGGATATCTTTAAGCTCTCTGTTCTTGGATGGTAGCCTATGCTTCCCGCTTCGTACCTCGACAGGAGCAGTCGCGAGAAGCACTCCATAGCTAACACAAAGAGATAGGGGGATAGAGGGTCCCCCTGTCTAATACCTCTAGAGCTCTTGAAAAAACCACCGGTAGAGCCATTAACCGAGACAGAGAACGAAGCAGTCGTGAGGCATTGCGAGATCAGATTGATGTAGCTCTGCGGTATTTCCAGAGCTCTAAGCGAGGCCAAGATGAAGTCCCATCTGACCGAGTCAAACGCTTTCCTGAGATCTACCTTCAGCATTCCTCTTGCGGTTATGTTCCTGGTGTTGTAGCCATTTACCAGATCAGTAGCCAGAAGGACATTTTCCGCTAGGAGCCGGCCAGGAAGGAAAGCAGACTGCGCCTTAGAGATCATGAGAGGAAGAATTTCCTTTAATCTTGACGCCAGCAGCTTAGCAATCACCTTGTATATTGTATTGAGGCAAGAGATaggacgaaattccgacggatgtgaAGCGTTAGGAATTTTGGGAATCAGTACGAGGTTAGCCGCATTCCATTGCTTGAGAATAGAACCAGAACGAAAGAACTCCTTGACAGCCTCAGTCACTTCCGGACCAACCACAGACCATGAGGCGGTGAAGAATTCCGAAGAATAGCCGTCAGGCCCCCCTGTTTTATTTTTGGGGAGAGAGAAAAAAGCGTCTTTAATATCCATCGACGAGAACTCTTTCCTGAAATTTGCCGCATGTTCCGCTGAGCACTTAAAGTCGAATAAGAGGTCAAGATCACTCTGCTCAAACATAGTAGGCGAAGCAGGACCACCCAAGAGGTCAGAGAAGTAGTTGATACATTGTTCCTGGATCGCAGGGAGAGAGTCAATTCTCACTCCATTGTCACCGACAAGGAAGTGTATATGGTTGATTGCTTGCCTTGACGCTGCATATCTATGGAACAGGCGCGAGCTACCATCACCATAAGTTAACCAGTTGATCCTCGATCTCTGAAAAAAGAAAGAGGTCTCAGCAGTTGACAGCTCCTCCCAAACCCTCATCTCTTTAAGCTCAACCTCCGCGTTATGCGTTGTGGGACAAGCCAGCATGATGTTCTGCGCGTTCACCAACTTTTCAAGGGCCTGAGCCGTTCTTTTTTCGATTCCTGAGTAGTTCTGCTTGCTGTAGTCCTTAATGCATTTCTTTAACAGCTTCAGTTTACGGGAGACCCTAAACATTGCAGAACCTGTGACATTAAAAGAgaaccagcaactgcatatcaTTTCAATAAAACCATGGCTTTgaataatgaaattataaaacCTGAAGGGCTTTTTAGCCTTGGCGATGGAGGGGTCAAGCAGGATGGAGACAACCGCGTGATCCGAGAACTCCGGGCTCCCAAAATAGGCGACCGAGGAGGGAAACTCAAAGTACCAATCTTCGTTAACCAAGGCTCGGTCAAGCTTCTTAGCTATCGGATTCAGCTTCTGCTTATTCCACCAGGTGAAAGTGTTACCCCTGAAGTTCAAATCGTCCACACCAGCGGACAGCAGACTCTGATTTAAATCCCTCATTTTCTTGTCCAAGTTCAGAGATGCCGGCTTGGAATGCTCGGTGGGGTCCCTAATCTGGTTAAAGTCACCTAGGATAATCCAGGGTTTGGAATGCAGAGCGAGCACCAGAGCCTCTAACTCCGACCACAGATGTAATCGTTCCTCTGAGTCGTTAGAGGCGTAGataatggagatgatgatctTAGTCTGAACCGAAGGCCACATAACCTCAGCAGTGATCATCTGAAGGGACTTGGAGATTATAGTGACCAAAACAGATGGGTGCCACACCAACCAAATTTTCCCTAAAGGAGAGTAATCATAGTTACTCTCATGGGACCATCCAGGAAAAAGTTCCGAAGTGAATTTATTTATCTTAGAATTCTTCACATGAGTCTCTAGGAGAGCACCAAAAAGGGGAGATTGCTTCCTACACCATTTACGTAATCCGCTGCGGTGACTTAGTTTATTTAAACCGCGTATGTTCCAGCAAAAAATGTCCGACGacataaaatttaattgattttgggGCCCCTGCCCCGCTTTCCTTTTTGGCCTGAGAATCTTTTCCTGTTGCGTACCACTTCAAAGTCGAGCTCATGCTTGCTAAACTCACCCTCCTCGAGGTCAGAGTCAGACGACTCAACATCTGATGAGTCGGGTTGCAGGTCAGGCTGAGAAGAACGCGAGTTAGCGGATACACTTCTTGGGAGATTCGAACGAAGGTGATCAGATGAGCCACTAGGCTCTCCTCTTGCCATATCTTTCTCTGTGCCCAATTTTGATTGAAGAGACACGTCCACCAGACTAGTCTTAACTTGCGGAGTAACTGCAGGAGAGGCTGGCGGAGACTGTTCAATTTGCGGCAAGGTAAGCGCCTTTTGAGGATCCATCACTACCCATTTCTGCTTGTTTCTTGATCTGCTTCTCCTGGTCTTCCTCCCTCTAACTTCGGATTTTGGAGCTTGAGGACATTTCGATGAAATATGATCAGACGAGCTACACACAGAGCAAGGCTTGGGGGCAGTCGGGCATCTTCTAGTAGAATGACCGATCTCTTTGCAGAATCCGCACACCGGAGGCATCCAAGGACTTGAAACAAGCACTCTACTAATGACCCCGGAGTCGAACTGTACATTTACCGCCTCAGGAAGCGGCTTCCTTGGATCAATGATGGTAAAAACTTTAGCCACTtctaaattagttttatttgcAGTCGAAGGGTGCAGGAACTTGGGGTGACCCACCAGACCCGCTATACGCTCTAGACCGTCTTCGTTGAAGAACTGGAAGGGGACCTTCCGCAGTTCAAGCCAGATAGGGGCAGAGGTGAGCTCAGGCTTTGTGGGAATAATACCAGGTTCCCATTTGTCCACAAACATGGTCTGCCCTTCAATCTGCCACAGCTTCTGCTTAATCACTCTACTTCTCGTCGCAGCATTTGGGATTcgaaacaaaaaggaaaagcCTTCCATTTTTGAGACGGCAATGTCCCTGTAGTGCTTACTCCATATCCCATTCACAATGTTATGTAAAGTTCCCTGAGAAGGAGGGTCGGAGTAGAATTGACCAAGCACAAATGGTTCCCAGGACTTGCGATTCTTCTCAATCACAGAGTTGGGAATCTTGATACATGCTTCCCCCGAAGGGAGGGTGAAAGCTTCGCCTTTTTTAGACAGTTGCTTAACTCCTTTTGCTCGATCGCACCAAGAATCGGTGGACGCCATCTGAGCTTTAACCTCCTTCTCTTCGAGAACCGGAGGAGAAGGGTCCTTTGGAACAGCAGACTGCGAGCCCAAGGGCGCGTCCTTGGCATCAGCTTTAGCTAATTCCACATTTGATAACGAAAAGACTTCCTCCGTCACTGCTTCGACTGGTGGTGAGATCGAGGAGCTACCAGGCAACACTGCGGGGCTCAACTCGATTTGGGGGTTTAGGGGTGCGATCTTGTCTGAAGATGGATCCGTCGAGCAATCAACGATCACTGTCTTCGCAAAATCAGAATCAACATGAAGGGGGATCAGATCTGCGGAGTCGCGAGTTGGTTGAGCATCCACTACAGCTGGGGAGCCAAGGTGGGCATCAAAAACTTCCTCTACGACTGGAGAGATGAGGTTTCCTTCATCGCAAATGGGGGGCGGAGAGATAGACGGCGGAGGCTTGGTCGGTGGAGAAGAGCCCAACGATTTCGAGAGCTTCGCCGACGGGGACTTTTTGggtttcttcttcctcatcgcCTTCGGAGGAGATGGCGAAGAGAATAGGTCACGAATCCGACGTCGAATCTGACGCCGGTTGGCGGCAGAGAGGTAAGTCACGGTGGCTAACTTTTCGCCCAAAAATCGCTTTTTGGAGAGAGAATATAGCCGTTTATGTTGCTCAAGTCTTGTCTCATCCTCTTGTTCTCTTGCTTCCATGTCTGATTCTTCTAATATGTATAAGATTACCCACTcctctttttatctttcttttgtcTATCGTAATTTCAATCCATCTTCACTTTGCTTTTGGAATAAATTCGAACTCCTTGTGTAAActttaactaaattttattcGACTATCACACTGTTGTCTCGTTTTCATTGACATTGAATATcgatttttctctatttttttaattgcatAGACTTTTGAAAATGACAGACGTTCCTGTTCCTGTTAAATATAATTGATAGCGTGTAATGAGAGATTATGAAATGTTTTAGTCAAATATCATGCAAGCCGCCGGCACAGTCGAATTGGCTGAAGGAGTCTTTGATAGAATTCTTTAATCTTGAACAGTGTGTTTTGATCTTAGGGTTGACGCATGTGTAATGTATATACATCAATATACATTATCATTGAATACGACAACAAGAAGAATATTCCAACGATAAAATGccaaattttatttcaaataaaaattaacaaaaagagaTACAAAGAGAAATTTGCTGGTTAGTTGATCCGTTTCCGTCGCGATTAGTGACCACATAAAGCGTAATCAAAGTGGGGCTTATCGGAATGATGATTTGTTAggatttcattttttctttaaatcacACCTTATTGGATctagtatttataaaaattacctCAAATCCTTGCTTATTGAActtatcattttaaaaacttCCATCAAATCCTCCCTTATTGGAAAATTAGGATTTCATCTAACAAAATATACCCAGGATTATTTGGAATTATTTGAAAATGATTTCTAGTTACAATCTAATGAAAATAAATTCCATCTCATGAATTagtatttgaaaaaattatagtATTTTTTCTCAATGAACTTTCAAATGGTTTAAAGAAGTCTTACTCTTCTCTCAGCCTTTATGTTTCTtcctatgaaaaaaaaaaactcatttgaGAACTAGACCTAAAGAATGAATACGAAAATCCACAAAGCTAGATAacgaaatggaacagaaacGATAGTCTTACCGTAAGTTTCTAGGTTCTTCAAGTTTCACTTTCAGACAAAGCTATAAGGCTTTAGAAGCCACTTGATGATCAACAAGGGACATAACCAGAGACGAACAACTATGTTCGTAGTATGACGCATCAACCGGATCCGGGAAAAGCCATTttgttaattctttttttttaattaacgaGTTTTAACGATGTCGTTATGTATAAAGATAATCCCACCATTTGAACAGAATCCTGCCAAAATCCACCATCAAAATAACTACCAAAATCTTCAAACCCCTATCAAATCTTCAAATTCTATCTAAattccactaatttaaaaaCTCCCAAAAATTTTCCAAACCCTCGATTCAATAAGTTAGTGAAAGtgattcttaatatatatatatatattttttttttgaaactaaagtGATTCTTAATATTAGGTCACTGGGTCATATGGCTTtagttatttgtttgttttttctgGAAATAAAGCTACATGAACATGAAGAGACACGTCACATTCAACGCTATCTTGCTCCACCTTCgttatataatgatttttttggtaACCATACATAAGATTCAGGCTTCGAATGGTGACCATCGTCCCGTCCCGCCCTGCAATTAACAGTAACAAAATCTCTACATAcactatatatctatacatttttataactgttaaaaccgcacCGCAGTTTGAGCAGTTGAACtgcttgtcccgcaccgctcaaacTGCAGTCACCATTCGAAGCTTCAATcatttaaaagaagaagaaaaatgacatTATATGATTTTTGTATGTCTCGGCgtgcaaaaaatataacaatatatttttaatgcatagttgattcatgcactaatatatgatgatggtcaaagaggtttggaacttttgttgtctccgtttctgtagagaatagctattttatagtgattcgtccactgatttagggagtatgtgaagttttactaaattaattgactaaaaaaattgaacaatgtccatgtaccatgaaagagagtttagtgtaaattaatacaaatttagaaggctccaaacctctttgaacatcatcatatgttagtgcagaatgcaactatgcattaaaacactaTTGTCTCAAAATcgatgtgttaacccctacgaaaacaTTGAGTTTTACATTAAACGCTCTATaaactgaagcttatactttttattgtGGCGTTAAATTTTCTAAtgacattttaaatttgtattaatgtatgttaaactctctttcatggtacataagcatcgttcaaattttttaatcaattaatttagtacaaTTTCATATACTTCCTAAATCAGTGAACTCTaccactacaaaatcgctattctctagagaaacgaagacaacaaaggttccaaacttcttttaccatcatcatatattagtgcagcagacaactatgcattaaaacaatattgttatattttttgaatttttctcaaatctatgtgtttacccttaagaaaatattgagttttatattaaacgCTCTATaaactgaagcttatactttttattgttgtgttaaattttctaatgacattttaaatatgtattaatgAATGTTAAACTCTCTACCATGATATATGGgatcattctaattttttatcaattaatttagtaaaacttcataatactctctaaatcagtaaaataatcattataaaatcgttattatcttggaaaacaaagacaaaaaagtttcaaatctctttaaacatcatcatatattagaaaaaaatgttgtcatattttttgaatttttgtccaTATCTATGTATCGCtatgaatatattgagttttacgttaaacgctctatataatgaagcttatactttttagtgttgttttaaaatttctaaccgcattctacatttgtattaatgtatttgaaactctctttcatggtacatggacatctttcTAACTTTGTATCAATTAAtcaagtaaaacttcatataatccctaaattagtggactaaccattaaaaaatcgctatttttaaaagaaacatacacaacaaagatttcaagtctctttgaccatcataatatgttagtttaggatgcaactatgcattaaaacgatatagttatatttttgatttatttcaaaatttatgtataaatccataggaaatatttagttttacgttaaacgctctatacactgaaatctaaactttttagtattgttttaaaatttataactatattctacatttgtattaatgcatgtttagctctctttcatagtatatgagaattgttataattttttaatcaaacaatttagtaaaacttcgaaatactccctaaattggtggaataaccactgcaAAGTcactattttcttcaaaaacggagacaacaaatgcttCAACCCTCTTTgtacatcatcatatgttagtgcagaatgcaactatgcattaaaacactattgtcatatttttttgaaattttctcaaaatctatgtgttaacccctacaaaaacattgagttttacgttaaacactCTATaaactgaagcttatactttttattgtGGTGTTAAATTTTCTAAtgacattttaaatttgtattaatgtatgttaaactctccgtcatggtacatgagtatcgttcaaaaattttaatcaattaatttagtacaacttcatatactccctatatCAGTGaactaaccactacaaaatcgctattctctagagaaacggagacaacaaagattccaaacctcctttatcatcatcatatattagtgaagcagacaactatgcattaaaacaatattgttatatttttaaaatttttctcaaaatctatgtatttacccttacgaaaatattgagttttatgttaaacgctctataaactgaagcttatactttttattgttgTGTTAAATTTTCTAATGACagtttaaatttgtattaatgaatgttaaactctcttccaTTATATATGAgatcattctaattttttatcaattaatttagtaaaacttcataatactctctaaatcagtaaaaataaccattataaaatctctattatcttaggaaacaaagataaaaaaggttccaaacctctttaaacatcatcatatgttagcaTAGGATGAACTATccttaaaaaaatgttgtagtattttttaaatttttatccaCATCTATGTATCGGtatgaatatattgagttttacgttaaacgctttatataataaagcttacactttttagtgttgttttaaaatttctaaccatattctacatttgcattaatgtatttgaaactctctttcatggtacatggacatctttctaattttgtatcaattaatctagtaaaacttcatatattccCTAAATTAATGGATTAACCATtaaaaatcgctattttttaaaaaaacatagacaacaaagatTTCAAGCCTCTTTGCccatcataatatgttagtttatgatgaaactatgcattaaatgatattgttatattttttgtttttttttcaaaatttatgtatAAACCCATaggaaatatttagttttacgttaaacgttctatatactgaaatctaaatttttaatgttgttttaaaattttaactacattttacatttgtattaatgcatGTTTAGCTCTCtctcatggtatatgagaatcgttataattttttaatcaaacaatttagtaaaacttcgaaatactctttaaattggtggaataaccactataaagtcactattttcttcaaaaacggagacaacaaagactccaaacctctttgaacatcatcatatgttagtgcataatgcaactatgcaataaaacaatattgtcatattttttgaatttttttcaaaatctatgtgttaacccttacgaaaacaTTGAGTTTTACGATAAACGCTCTAAaaactgaagcttatactttttattgtGGGGTTAAATTTTCTAAtgacattttaaatttgtattgatgtatgttaaactctctttcatagttcatgagcatcgttcaaatttttaatcaattaatttagtagaacttcatatattccataaATCAGTGAACTAACCATTtcaaaatcactattctctagagaaacggacacaacaaaggttcctaacctctttgaccatcatcatattttaATGTAGCagacaactatgtattaaaataatattgttatatttttgaatttttctcaaaatctatgtgtttacccttacgaaaatattgtgttttacATTAAACGATCTATAAATTGaagcttatatttttttattgttgtgttaaattttcaaatgatattttaaatttgtattaatgtatgttaaactctcttccaTGATATATGGGatcattgtaattttttatcaattaatttagtaaaacttcataatctttatatactgaagcatataatctttggtgttgttttaaaatttataaccacgttctatatttgtattaatttatgcaAACTTTCTTTCAGGGTACATAAGCAtccttcaatttttttgataaattaattttagtaaaactttatatactccctaaattagtggactaaccattacaaaatCGTTATTGTCTAAAGAaatggagataacaaaggtttcaaacctctttgatcaacatcatatattagtacatgaggaaactatgcattaaagcaatattatatttttgaattttttaaagaaatctatgtgttaacccctacgtaaacattgagtttttggtaaatgctttatatattgaagcctataatatttagtgttgtttttaaatttctaactacattctaaatttgtataaatttatgctaatctctttcatgatacatgagtatcgttcaaatttttaaatcaattaatatagtaaaacttcatatactcccttaatcagtggactaaccactacaaaatcgctattctctagagaaacaaagacaaaaaagtTCTAAACTTCTTTGGCCATCATCGTATATTAGTGCAggagcaactatgcattaaaacaatattgttatattttttaaatttttttttcaaaatctatatgttaacccctacgaatacATTGAATTTCTGGTAAATGCTTCATATGCCGAAGCCTATAgcctttactgttgttttaaaatttctaaccacattctatatttgtattaaatttatgcTAAGTTCTTTTTGATGGCACATAAGCATCGTTCAAAatgtttaatcaattaatttagtaaaacttcatatactccctaaatcagtgaactaaccactacaaaattgtTATTCTCTAGGGAGAtggagacaaaaaggttccaaacctcttcgaccagcatcatatattagtgcagcaaacaactatgcattaaaacaatatttttatatttttttaatttttctcaaaatctatgtgtttaccactacgaaaataatgagttttacgttaaacgctctacaTACTGAAtcttatactttttattgttgtgttaaattttctaatgacattttaaatttgtattaatgaatGTTAACTCTCTTCCATGATATATGGgatcattctaattttttatcaattaatttaataaaacttcataatactctctaaattagtaaaataaccattataaaatcgctattatcttgGGAGACAAAGGCAAAAAAGGTTTCATACcactttaaacatcatcatatgttagcgtATGATGAACTatcctttaaaaaatattgtcatattttttgaatttttatccaAATCTATGTATCGCtatgaatatattgagttttacatTACACGCTATATATAatgaagcttatactttttagtattgttttaaaatttctaaccacattcttcatttgtattaatatactttaaacactctttatggtacatgggcatctatctaattttttatcaattaatcttgtaaaactttatataattcccaaattagtggactaactagtattaaatcactatttttttctaaagaaacaTAGAGACCAAAGATTtcaagcctctttgaccatcataatttgatattttaggAAGAAACTACGCATTAAAAAgatattgttatatatatatatattttaaatccatgtataaacccatacgaaatatttagttttacgttaaatgctctatatactgaaatctaaacttttaagtgttgttttaaaatttctaactacattctacatttgtattaatgtatgggaatcattataatttttaatcaaataatttagtaaaactttgaaatactccctaaattggtggaataaccattataaagtcaccattttcttcaaaaacggagacaaaaaaggctcaaaacctctttgaacatcatcatatattaatgCAGAATGCAGctgtgcattaaaacaatattgtcatatttttttgacatattatcaaaatctatgtatcaaCCTCCTACgataatattgagtttttggtaaatgctttatataatgaagcatataatctttagtgttgttttaaaatttaaaaccacattctacattagtattaatttatgctaaacttTATTTCA is a genomic window of Brassica napus cultivar Da-Ae chromosome A2, Da-Ae, whole genome shotgun sequence containing:
- the LOC125585187 gene encoding uncharacterized protein LOC125585187 — translated: MEAREQEDETRLEQHKRLYSLSKKRFLGEKLATVTYLSAANRRQIRRRIRDLFSSPSPPKAMRKKKPKKSPSAKLSKSLGSSPPTKPPPSISPPPICDEGNLISPVVEEVFDAHLGSPAVVDAQPTRDSADLIPLHVDSDFAKTVIVDCSTDPSSDKIAPLNPQIELSPAVLPGSSSISPPVEAVTEEVFSLSNVELAKADAKDAPLGSQSAVPKDPSPPVLEEKEVKAQMASTDSWCDRAKGVKQLSKKGEAFTLPSGEACIKIPNSVIEKNRKSWEPFVLGQFYSDPPSQGTLHNIVNGIWSKHYRDIAVSKMEGFSFLFRIPNAATRSRVIKQKLWQIEGQTMFVDKWEPGIIPTKPELTSAPIWLELRKVPFQFFNEDGLERIAGLVGHPKFLHPSTANKTNLEVAKVFTIIDPRKPLPEAVNVQFDSGVISRVLVSSPWMPPVCGFCKEIGHSTRRCPTAPKPCSVCSSSDHISSKCPQAPKSEVRGRKTRRSRSRNKQKWVVMDPQKALTLPQIEQSPPASPAVTPQVKTSLVDVSLQSKLGTEKDMARGEPSGSSDHLRSNLPRSVSANSRSSQPDLQPDSSDVESSDSDLEEGKIWLVWHPSVLVTIISKSLQMITAEVMWPSVQTKIIISIIYASNDSEERLHLWSELEALVLALHSKPWIILGDFNQIRDPTEHSKPASLNLDKKMRDLNQSLLSAGVDDLNFRGNTFTWWNKQKLNPIAKKLDRALVNEDWYFEFPSSVAYFGSPEFSDHAVVSILLDPSIAKAKKPFSCWFSFNVTGSAMFRVSRKLKLLKKCIKDYSKQNYSGIEKRTAQALEKLVNAQNIMLACPTTHNAEVELKEMRVWEELSTAETSFFFQRSRINWLTYGDGSSRLFHRYAASRQAINHIHFLVGDNGVRIDSLPAIQEQCINYFSDLLGGPASPTMFEQSDLDLLFDFKCSAEHAANFRKEFSSMDIKDAFFSLPKNKTGGPDGYSSEFFTASWSVVGPEVTEAVKEFFRSGSILKQWNAANLVLIPKIPNASHPSEFRPISCLNTIYKVIAKLLASRLKEILPLMISKAQSAFLPGRLLAENVLLATDLVNGYNTRNITARGMLKVDLRKAFDSVRWDFILASLRALEIPQSYINLISQCLTTASFSVSVNGSTGGFFKSSRGIRQGDPLSPYLFVLAMECFSRLLLSRYEAGSIGYHPRTESLKISHLMFADDVMVFFDGSSNSLHGISECLDDFASWSGLHMNASKTELFTAGLDHGETQAIASYGFPTGNLPIRYLGLPLMSRKLKIAEYAPLMNKITKSFNAWSVKLLSFAGRLQLLRTVIFGLINFWVSAFMLPKGCIAAIESLCSRFLWSGNIDKKGIAKIAWTTVCLPKKEGGLGLRSINVWNQVLGLRFVWLLLSNAPSLWVDWHKSFHLTGNSFWTIEPSSSDSWAWKRLLKLRPLALQFCNSVVGNGVSTRFWLDVWTPFGQLINHLGPGGPRALRLRKEATVADATNGANWSLPHPRSDQEVELHSYLTTLSLPLPTDIDDCFEWKAADSPMNVFTSQATWEVLRPRQPIQPWHDIVWFKGAVPKLAFTMWVANYDRLPTRARLASWGLSIPIICPFCNAMPETRDHLLLSCQYSSQVWSLVFSRCSSSQRRIADWDELLSWIRAAQSRTNLLLRKLASQAVVFHLWKQRNNLIHNNASMPAASVFRDIDKVMFLSKVLDAVDPSCFFLSFCQDVSN